tGTACGTGGAGAGAGGGGCGGCCCAAGGCAGATACCATTCCATTTACCAACAGGAACAGGAGGACACCTGGGGAGCaggctggctgcagtgggaagagggagggcctgggcaggtgggctggggccaGGTGCTGGAGGAAACCCTGAGCCACATGTGGACACATCTGctgcccaccctcaccccacagtGATCTCACTTGCTCCGTGGACTGCCGACAGGGCTGGtggcgggcaggcaggggagcTTCTCcaagctctctggggcctccaAGAACAGAGCCAAGTGCCTCAGCCGGAAACGTGGTACAGAGTCAAAGGAAAAGAGCTCCTCGTAGGACCACCCGCTCTAAGAGGCACCAGTGTCTCAACCCCTGGGCGTTTCCCGTGGGCCAGCCAGCCTGAACCAGGACTCCTGGGGAAACTGGGAATGGAAAAAATCACGTTCGTCCTCCCAGAGCCCACAGAAACTGTCAAAACTTCTGCGAGGATGAGCAAGTCCAAAGGACACTGCCACCTGGTGGCTAAGAAATCCACATACCTCGAGGGCTGCAGAGGAGTCCTTGGGCCCCCAAGGGACCATAAAGGCAGAAAAGGCCTTGGACTTGTTTAGGACTCTCATAACAGGACTAACACTATGCTAGCACACCAGCTTAGAGTTGAGATAAAGTCTTACTTCCGCCTAGTTAAGTCCCTTGAGTTGCAGGCATTACATATtgtgcagataaggaaactgccCCTGGGAGAGATTAGTGACTGGTCCAAAGTCATGGCTGGGCCAGTGCAGAGCCAGGTCTTCTCCCGGGGTCCAGCAGTGTTGGGGCCCCAGTATGTGTCCAATAAATGGTTAAAGTAGTCGTTTCACCATGTGATCCTCAAGACCTTTTCAGAAGGTACATGAGGTAAAGACAACTTTTGTAAGatgtcttttcctctttctcctagCATGGTCCAGAGTCCAGGTGACCTCATCCAGTCCAGATGGCAAAAGGGATGTGTGCTTGGATattcctgtgtttttaaaattctcattctaATTTCTAATACAGTATAATCCACATAACTGAATGTTTgagatattttcaataatttttaaaagtacataaaattaaaaaatttaaaaactggccgagcgcggtggctcacgcctgtaatcctagcactctgggaggccgaggcgggcggattgctcgaggtcaggagttcgaaaccagcctgagcaagagtgagacccccgtctctactataaatagaaagaaattaattggccaattaatatatatagaaaaaattagccgggcatggtgccacatgcctgtagtcccagctactcgggaggctgaggcaggaggatcgcttgagcccaggagtttgaggttgctgtgagctaggctgacgccacggcactcactctagcctgggcaacaaagtgagaccctgtctcaaaaaaaaaaaaaaagtttaaaaactgctggtttaaagaaaaacatttaaaaaatttaagcaacacaaataaatgaaaacattcccTTTGTATCGACATAATTGAGTCAATTCCATGAGGCACTAATTCTTGGCCTGATTGGAATTCTAATTGCCATTTCTACAGATCTTTGACAAAAATAAGTGAGTAGAAAGTATTTCCTGAGTGATTTCTAACTGGCGAGCACTACTCTACCTGGTTCACATGTACTACCTCATTTAATCCCTACAACCACCATTTGCATAGATGCTATTATCACATTTTATGCCTGTGGACCCTGAGAGGTGCATGGCCCAGCTGGGACATCCTGGAGCTTGCTCTCTATCCCAGGCAGTCTGTCTCCACAGCCTCTTTCCACTATTCTAACTGCCTCAGCATCTGATGTAGCTTAAATGCAATTCACCtgatggacatttttaaaaatggggagtCTAAGCAGGCGACATCAAGACCACATGAGGCAACACCTCCAACAAAAGCAGCTTGATTTTATTGCAGGGAAGCTAGGAAGGAGCGGGGTAAGTGAGGGTCTTTGCAGAAACGTCATCGCTGAGCAGGACTGCCAAGTCCCAGGTCTGTCTGGAAGCCAGAAGGATCACCATCCTAGGAGAGATGAAAAGTCAGGTGGAACAAAGGCGCCATCTGCCGCGGACATGGTGACACTGCAAAGCAGCAAAGGTTGCAGTACGAAGCAGTCAgtggctggggaggaggtggaaACCCAGGGTGCAGGAGCAGGACTAGAATATCCCAGTGTCCAGCCCTGCACACCATTCCCACCAAGTGTGTTACACTCGGGTTGGCCGGAACCTATTAACCTTGCTAAGCCAGTCACTGCCGAAGCCCTCTTCCGGGAACTCCCAGGGCTGGTGGGGTACCCAGCCAACAGTACTCCCTGTCCTGTTTAGTTTATGCTGGGAAGGCAATGGACAAAATCACGAGCAAACAAATCTGCTAAGAGCCAGACAATCAAGGTGACCTGATAACcaataaacacttattatttatttatttatttatttattttgagacagagtctcacttttttgcccaggctagagtgagtgccgtggcatcagcctaggtcacagcaacctcaaactcctgggctcaagcaatcctgttgcctcagcctcccgagtagctgggactacaggcatgcgccaccatgcccggctaattttttctctatatattagttggccatttaatttctttctatttatagtagagacggggtctcgctcttgctcaggctggtttcaaactcctgacctcgagcgatccccccccccccccccccccgcctcagcctcccagagtgctaggattacaggcgtgagccaccacgcccggccaccaaTAAACACTTTATCTCTGTACTTCCCAAACCTGGTCACTGGGGAGCCTCTTAAACCAGACTTTAAAGACAGAGGCTGCCTGAGTGTGTAGGGTAAAGCGTGCTTGTTGGGTGATTCTTACCGACTACGGCCACCTGAATCTCGGGGAGCCTTTCCCTGCTACACACAATTACCGAAATACGTACAGATAAGATTATATGATGTCtaagatttgcttcaaaataatctggCGGGGGAGTGTGGCATAAATGAAGCAATGATGAGACTGATCTAGTAATTCTTGGATCTGGGTACTTGAGGATTCATTTTATAACTCTGCTCACATAAGTTTGGAAAACTTCCTATAATGAaaaggctaaaataaataaaaactaccGTGATAATTATTCAGCCACAGAAAAGAATAGCGTACAGACACATGCTACCACTTGAATGAATCTTGTAAACACGCTGAGtcaaagaagccaggcacaaaagggtCTTATATAATCCCTTTTacgtgaaatgtccagaacaggcagatcCAGAGTGGCAGGAAGCGGACTAGTGGCTGCCAGGATGGATGCAGAGAGGGGCAGTGGGGAGTGATGGCTTAGTGGGGATGGGGAGTTTTTCTGAGATGATGGAAAGGTTTTGAAGCTAGAGAGGGGTGGTGGTCACATGACACTGTGATGCAGTAAAGCCACTGCATCGTCCACTTTAAAGCCGTTAATTGTATGTCATATGAACATCaccctcaatttaaaaaacactagAAAACACATGTATTTTCTATGAGAAACATACACATTAAACTACCCATGGTTTACAACCAGCAGGTCCtactttttagttaaaaaaaattcatatgccCAGGCCAAAAGTTTCCAATCCAAGGTGACCGCACCCAGCTCAGGAACTTTTCCCTCCCTTCATTGATTCTTGTCGCAGGGCACTTTAATACAATCTTATATGGAGACTGAATATGAAACAATATGAAACAGGGCCCTCTGGGAGCGAAAGAGGGGTCCAGCGCCCGCCCACTAACCCTCCCTGCAGAACCCTCACGATGGAGGAGCCACGCGAGGAACACTGTTCCACATCGGGGTGGAAACCACTCATGTTTTGCTCCCTTAAGGGACGATTCTCATATTTAAAAGGATTGTACTACTTTCCTTCCCCCATAAGGCAGGAATATAGGGTGGAGGGTTTAGCCCCATTGTACAGAGAGGAGGACCAAATCTCAGGATTGTAAAAAGTGCCCACAAGTCACAGGGTGAAGTGAGGGCAGAGCTGGAACTGGAATCCCAGAACCCTCCTTATTCTTCCTGGGCTTATTCCTGACTGTGGGTTGCATCCACAGATGGAAACCGGATGCATCTGACATCTCATGACTTGCATGTGTTGTCACCGTATACACAGAACACTGCCGTGGCTCAGGTCCCAAAGATATTCCTTTAAGAAGGAGGCTATACTCGCAGGGGGCTGTTACGAACCGCTCAATGGTTGTAGCTTGCCTCTACCTGGGGAGTTCTCCGTGGACCCGTTTATAGGGACAATGCCATCAGTAACAGAACTCCAAATCAGGATACCTGActttcttcctgtctctgccactcACCTGTGTGGGGCTTTTGGTcaagtcactttccctctccAGGCCTCACTTTTCTCAATCGCAGTGAGGGCACTGAACCACATCAGGGATGTGGCGATCACTGTAACTCACAAGTCAAATGCGCTACGTGGGCAGTGACAGCCAGGAACGccatgaggagactgaggctggatcAATGAGTAAGGTCTACCCTGGTTCCAGAGTGAAGAGCGTTGGCACAATGCCACTCTCTGCCTCCCTGGATTACACAATTGAAGGGAATATCTAGCTCAGATgctcttttgcttttgttaccaGTCTGGGCAGAGGGCATGCTTAGGAAGGTGACAGCAGTTTCAAGTAGAGAGAGGGGCAAGGTCTGAATTAACTCACTTGGTTAGAGCACAGGAGCATGCCCAAGATACAGGTACCAAATCTGATGGGACAGTCAATTTATCAAAACCAGAGCCATGTGCAGTGGCACacaccaatagtcccagctactcgggaagctgaggcaagaggatcgcttgagcctaggagttcaagccTGTAGCACACGATGAACATGCCTGTGAACAGCTACTGccctccagccttggtgacatagtgagacttgatctcttaaaaaaaaaaaaaaatcaaaggagcaCTGCTCAGGGTCTAACCTTAAAACCTACTAACCATGAAATGTACCCCCAAGTCCTAAAAGGGACTCTGAGAGACATTACACAATGTACTGTCTACTCAAAGGCTGTAGGGATTCTTTGGACTTGTGATTTGCAATAGTTGAAATGCTTGTGACCACTCCAAAGAAGGCAGACAGTGGACTTAAAAGAACCCAGGACACTCTCCTGCTCCACTCAAGCTCCCAAAGGCCAAGGTATTACCTGTGATGAGAGATACGAGCAGCAGGTTTGTTCAACAAGTGCTGGGGCCTCACCTACCTGGCCCCTTTGGTCCATCCTGCTGGCCAGGGGGCCCAGGCCCTTGCTACTCGGGGCCGAGGTAGGAAACGGTCTTTCCTGTTTTCCTCAGGGTCGCCAGCAGAGTGTCCATGCTGTGCTCGGATTCAATGGAAACCTTCTTATTGGGGAGATCAACGTCATACTTAACTCCTgcaggaagaggaaatggggtgtggggagaggaagCAGAGACCCTCCCAGTTACAGTAAGAAAGAGTTCAGGCTCCTAAATTACTGCTCACAACCActcttcccctccctttcctctAAACCAAGGACcacatttttctgtaaaggggcCGAGAGTAAATGTTTTAGCCATTGTGAGCCACATATGGATGTGTTGCATATCCTTCTGTATTTTTTGACAaccctttaaaaacataaaacccaTTCTCAGCCATACAAAAATAGGctgtgggctggatttggcccatgggctatagTTTTCTAATCTCTGCTCTATACTAGGacttcttttaagtttttttttttaattgcaaaagttATATGGacacaccattttttttttttttaaaaagtaaacatttctgaataaaagtagaaagtatCAGGCCTCCGACTGATCCCACTCTAGAGATCAATGTGAACACTATGGCATCTATCTACGGTCTTCCTCTCAGATagagagatgaaaaataattctGCCAAATGGCACCATTGTATATAAACAGGTCTTGCTAATATTTCACTTTTCAATGTCTAGGCTATCTTCCCATCTTAGCATATACAGacttacttcattcattttttttttttttttttttgagacagagtctcactttgttgtccaggctagagtgagtgccgtggcttcagcctagctcacagcaacctcaaactcctgggctcaagcaatcctgctgtctcagcctcccgagtagctgggactacaggcatgcgccactatgcccggctaattttttatatatatatatcagttggccaattaatttctttctgtttatagtagagacggggtctcgctcttgctcaggctggttttgaactcctgaccttgagcaatccgcccgcctcggcctcccaagagctaggattacaggcgtgagccacagcgcccggccttcattcatttttgaaaagCTACGTAGTCTTCCACAATGTGGATGTACCATCTACTTATTTACTCAATTTCCTACTGAGGGACACTAaggatgctttcaattttttcactACTGTCACATAATACTATATGGTAAACATACTTGAACATATATTAGAAAAGTTGTGAAAATATTTCCATACCTTGAATTCATAGAACAGAAATTGTGGGGCAACAGATATGTGGCACATTTTGAATGTTAATAGATACTGCAAAATTGCCCTCCTAAATGGCTGTGCCAATGTGAAGCCCCCCAACAGCACACTGGAAGGACCTAGAAAGAGTCTTTTTACGAGAAAAGGATGCAGAGGGGCTGGGTGCTGTGACGCACACTTGTAATCTCTGCATTTTGGGAAgtcgaggtgggaagattgcttgagcctagttCGAGACCGACCTGGGCAAgccagtaagaccccatctctacataaaattttttttaaaacaattagccaggcgtggtatggtgtggcacatgcctgtagtcccaagctacttgaCAGTCTGAGGGCAAGAggatctcttttttttgagacagagtctcactttgttgcccaggctagagtgagtgccatggtgtcagcctagctcacagcaacctcaaactcctgggctcaagcaatcctcctgcctcagcctcccgagtagctggtacaagtgacatgcgccaccatgcccagctaattttttctatatatattagttggccaattaatttctttctatttgtagtagagatgggggtctcactattggtcaggctggtttcgaactcctgacctcgagcaatcctcctgcctaggcctccccaagtgctaggattacaggtgcgagccaccacgcccggccaagggGATCTCTTAAGCacaggaggttgcagtgagctatgatcgctctagccagggcaacagagtaagaccccatctaaaaaaaaaaaaaaaaaaaagatgcagaggGAAAGCCCTTGACAGGTTCTGGAGTAGCCTGACCAGTGACTTCCTGGGTGACAACAGGTAGGTCCTGCGCATCACAGGCCTCAGCTTCCCTATCTGCATACCAAGGAGTCAGGGTTGGCCAGCCCCTGTGGTCTTTCCAGCTCAAGGATACCACTGGTCTGTGATGCCTCAGCCCAGGCACTGTTCTTCTAGGGCCCTAAGCAACTCAGAAAACCCTCCAGACCCTTCTCAAGGGGCCACCCAATTAGGGATAGTAGTGAAAGATGGGGAGAAACCTGCTGGAGCTCAAAGGCAGATCCTCCAGCATCAATAAAAAAATCGTATGGCAGAGGGTTTAGCCATCATCTCTGAATCTGTACATAATGGATGGGGGGAGGAGTGCAACATGTCCTTGCTACActctggatttttgttttttggttcaGAAGAGTCTCCCTCCACCTTGGAATAAACATTTTGATAACATCATAGAGCTGGAAGAAACTCTGAGATTGTCAAACCCAGTGGATTTCAAACTGTAGTCCCTGATGCCCAGGTTCCCAGGCAGGTGTCTTTGAGCTGTCAATAAGTAGGCCTGCCCCTACTTCATCTAGAACTCGCTGCTTTGTGTATGAGGGGCTCCTGGGCAgagtttcttttttggggggggaaggggacagagtcttgctctattgcccaggctagagtgctgtggcatcatcatagctcactgcaacctcaaactcctgggctcaagtgatcctcctgcctcagcctcctgagtagctgggactacaggtgtgcaacacggtgccaggctaatttttctattttccacctcccagagtgctaggattgattacgggcgtgagccaccgtgcccagcctcagagtttcatttttaaagcatccACAGCAAAAGCTCATACACACTGACATTCCCATACTACAGCCCAGCCAGGGAAACCCAGGCCCGAGGGAGAAGAGCCTGCAGCCACGTGGCAAGCCGGCAGCCAGGTTCTTCCACGGTTTCAGATGCTTTCAGATGAAGATCCCAGCGCAGAGGGCCAGAGGCCAGCCACTGATGTGCTGTGGGTCTCTGGGCCAGTCACTTCCCCTCCCCGGCACTGGCATCAACATCCCCTTTCCACAGATGGAAAGTACAGCTCAGAGGACGGCTAATGAGCTCACACTCATGTGGAAGCCATTTGAAAACTGTGTATTGTTATTATCtagggttttaaaaaagaaaattttagaagactGACTGAGCCCGGATACCACCAGAACTCTGATCACAACTCAGTCATTACCTCGTTCAGCCCCAGGGTCAGATCccagccctctctgggcctcagtttcccagctgTGAAATGAGGGGGCTAGATGAGAATACTGATTTTCTAAGTATGTCTAAAAGAGGTACTTTAAGAATTCTGCACATGACTGATTCaaaattaactctttaaaaaattgttaccattaaaaaaaatcttttaacagAAAATGACACTCGAATGTGCCATAGGGCAAGAGTTATCACACTGGGGATCACAGACATATTAACTAGCACTGCCAGGGCTCCAGAGCTAGCCCAGGCAGTACCAGTTAACTTgcccaaatcccagctctgccatttattggCTATGTGATCCCagccaagttacttaacctctctgaacatCAGTTCCTTCCtgtttaaaatggagataatcaaaGAAGCTACTTGAAATGGTTGTGGTGAGGATTAGGTGATGTGATCCACATAATCCATTAGGAACAGTATTTGGCACATGCGAAGtactcaatacattttattttactgttatcATCGGCTTAGACTAAAGCCTGTCCGGCTATGTCCGCATGCATGATATAAGTGCATCTGTcctgtccccctctcccccctgcccgCCCGCCAACTGAGGGCCACTTGCTCACCTCCCAGCTTGTTAAGGACCCGAGAGACAGCTTCAGCACAGCCTTCACAGGTCATGTCCACGGAGAACTCGTGCTTCTGAAACAGACGGTGGGGGACCATGAGCCAAGCCCTGCAGAGTGACCCACACATGCGCTGTGCCACCATGCAGACCCCCTCAGGCCAACAGAGCACAGAGACTGGGCAGGATCTGGTTGGCATCAGTCATCGGGAGCCTGTTTCCAAGCCCCAGCCTCTTCAAACGTAAAGTGGAGGTGAGGATTAGGTGAtatgcagaatctcaggtcccacCCTAGACCTTCCTGAACTGGAACCCTCACCTTAACAAGACACCCGGGTCATTCCTGCCCACATTACTGTTTGAGATAATGCTCTAAGAGAGTGCAGATCGGCAAACTACAGCCTGCCTGTGAACtggttttacaaataaaattttgcagGAACACAGCCAGGCTCATTTGTTTACTTCTGCACTagaacagcagagttgagtagctgtaACAGAGACGCTGTGGTTTgttatttactatctggccctttaaggAAAAGTCTACCGAGTCCAGGAGAACCCGCAGACAATCAAGACTCATCAACGGTTTGAACCTGTATACTGAACCAAAGCTTTGAAGGATTTGCAAGTTCTCATGTTGGAAGACCAATATGAGAACTAAATCCACTGAATGCTTACTATCTGTCAAATTCTCATTATTTCAGTCCTCACTCAGCCTGGAAAGGGAGCTATTCATCTTATCAAGAGGAAAGTGAAGTTCCCAAGGGTTCACTAGGCTGACCACAGTCACGTGCTAAGTACTGAGGATGAGATGTGAACCCAGGCTTTCTTTGCTCCCAGGAAATCTTGCTGGTTCTGGAACTGCAGAGTGCATGGCCAACCCCACACCGCCATCACCCTGACTCTTCTCGGGAGTTCTGAGAGTGGGAACACCTTGTTAAggagcacaatttttttttgctgCCCGAAGACCTAAAGTCAAGAGATGTCTGAAGCTCTCTGCTGCTGACTACAGGGAATAGTAGGTCTTTCATCCCCCAAAGTACAAAGGTCATAAGCCAGAAAGCAGCTTCTGGGCGGCAAACATTACAATTCGGagctctcctcctccacctctgagTGGCAAATTTGAGGGTGATGAAAAATGTGCTTAATGGACAGAATAATCCATTTTTTACAGGAGAATCTCAAGACCAACTCTACCATTAGATGCATGATTTGGGGCAGTCCCAGGGCCTCAAGGGTCTTTTATTAAGGACTTATAAAATGGGTCctttaaagtagattttaaaagtcAGTAAGCTGTACAAGTCTTTAATAGAATCTCAGAACTAGAAGAGTGAGGATTGAGGGGGGTCACTCTTTCCAGTTCCCTCCcaaagaaagaattctttttcaaatatccAGGACATTCAGTCCTTAAACACTCTAATGATTGGGCGTTTACTAataattgagtgcctactattaatatgtgccaggcattgttctaaacactttacgtgcattatcttgtttaatcttcacaacaatcccatgaggtaggtactatcatTCATTATCCTTTCTTGAGAGCTGAGGATACTGAGGTTTAGAGGTTAGGTCACTGAATCAGGGTGACACAGATAGTGAGTTGCAAAGTCAGTATTGGACGCAGTCTCCAAAACCTGAACTCTTAACCACAGAGGTCCTTGTTAAAATGGGATGGCAGCCTGGCTGGCTATTGTTCTATCCTACCTGTCCTAGGTCTACACGAGAGTTACCATTTCTTGGGGACTATGTATGTCAGTGGTTGTGCTACGTATCTTACTGGCATATTTTATtctcactttacaggtgaggaaatcaaggcagagaggtaaagcaacttgcctgaggtcacccagCTGGCAAACAGGGACACAGATTTTCACGGAGGTTTCTGGGATTCCAAGCCCTGTGCTCCTAAGCATGTGCATGAGAAACCTCTCAGGTAACACACTTCTCTCCTTCCAGTTTTGAGGCAGTTCCCTGACGAATACCCTCCTTCCTGTGGCTGTTCATCTCGGGATATGGTGCCAAGTGCCCTTCTCATTCTGAGCATCTGCTCAGGAGGGTCTTTTGTCAAAATCCCCACAAGTGGACACAGAGCAATCCGCAAGCTGGCCTTTCGCTCACTGTCAGCCCCGACAAAATACCTGATGGCCTCCACGCTCCCAGTCCCAGGGCGATTAATGCTGTCCTCTAACATTGCCACAGGTGGACTTGCTAAACTGGTAGAGCTGATTCTATCAGGTTTCTTGTCCATAGTTTGTATTGTCTGAGGATCTGTCTCATGGCACCTGGCAGGACCCAAGGGGAATGTCACCTGAGAT
This window of the Microcebus murinus isolate Inina chromosome 21, M.murinus_Inina_mat1.0, whole genome shotgun sequence genome carries:
- the ATOX1 gene encoding copper transport protein ATOX1, with the translated sequence MPKHEFSVDMTCEGCAEAVSRVLNKLGGVKYDVDLPNKKVSIESEHSMDTLLATLRKTGKTVSYLGPE